The Flavobacterium sp. 140616W15 sequence CTGTTTTTAGAAAAATATTAGCTTTTCTTGGTCCTGCTTATTTAGTGAGCGTTGGATACATGGATCCAGGAAACTGGGCGACTGATATTGCGGGTGGAAGCCAATTTGGATATGCTTTACTTTGGGTTTTGTTAATGAGTAACTTAATGGCTCTGTTATTGCAAAGTCTTAGTGCTAGATTAGGAATTGTAACCCAACGTGATTTAGCACAAGCTTCAAGAGAAACCTATTCTAAATTCATCAATTATATATTATACATTCTTGCCGAAGTCGCCATTGCTGCCTGTGATCTTGCCGAGGTTTTAGGAATGGCAATTGGTATAAATTTATTATTTGATATTCCGCTGATTGAAGGGGTTTTAATTACTGTATTAGATACTTTTTTATTGCTTTTCTTGATTAATAAAGGCATTCGAAAAATGGAAGCTTTTATAATTGTCTTGGTTGCAATTATAGGTTTTTCTTTTGTTTTTGAAATGATTTTTGCTGAACCTGAACTAGATAAGGTAATGTATGGATTGATCCCATCACTTCCTAATTCTGCAGCTTTATATATTGCAATTGGTATTATCGGAGCAACAGTAATGCCTCATAATTTATACCTGCATTCTTCTTTGGTACAAACTAGAAAATTTGACAGAAGCCCAGCAGGAATCAAACAGGCATTAAAATACAATCTGATAGATTCAACGATTGCTCTTAATCTTGCTTTTTTTGTAAACGCTGCTATCTTAATTCTTGCTGCTGCCACCTTTCATCGAAATGGGATGTTTGAAGTTGCTGAGATTCAAGATGCGCATCAGTTTCTAGAACCACTTTTAGGAACCAAATGGGCGCCAATCCTCTTTGCGGTTGCTTTAATTGCTGCAGGGCAGAGTTCAACAATTACTGGAACTCTAGCGGGTCAAATTGTTATGGAAGGCTATTTGAATTTAAGAATCCAACCTTGGGTTCGTCGAATTATAACACGTTTAATTGCTATTGTGCCTGCTGTAGTCGTAATCATGATTTATGGCGAAAGTGTAACAGGAAAACTGCTGATTTTGAGTCAGGTAATCCTGAGTTTGCAATTAGGGTTTGCAATTATACCTTTGATACATTTTGTGAGCGATAAAACAAAGATGAAAGGGTTTCATATTAGTAGATTAACTCAGGTTACGGCGTGGATTATTGCTTTAATTATTGTATCATTAAATGGGAAATTAGTTTATGATGAAATAAGTGGTTGGTTAGAAGCTTCTGAGAATCCAATTATATTATGGGTTACAGTGGTACCTTTGGCAATAGCCTTTTTAGTTTTATTACTTTATATTGTTTTTAAACCATTTATTGCACGAGCAAAATCGGACATACAAAATCATTCCCCTCATAACCTTTCTTTACGTTTTTCTGTAAAAGAGACTTACAGTAAAAAGAATATTGCGATTTCTGTTGATTTCTCTAATGCAGATGAGGCAGCAATTAACAGCGCCTTTGAATTAGGAGGGATAGATGCTAATTATACTTTAATTCATGTGGTAGAAACGGTTGGTGCTCTTATGTATGGTCAAAATGTTGATGACCATGAAACGACAATCGATGAAAAACTGTTGTTAGAATATAAAGAGATGCTTACAGCAAAAGGATTTAAAATCGAGACTGAACTTGGATTTGGCAAACCAAACAATATTATTCCGATCATTGTAAACAAAGGAAGTTTTGATATTTTGGTTATGGGAACGCATGGACATACGGGCTTCAAAGATTTAATTTTTGGAACAACAGTAGACAAATTGCGTCATAAAATTTCGATACCTTTGTTTATTGTTAAATAAAATTGCTGAGTTACTGAGATTCTAAGGTTCTAAGATTTTTAAAATCTAAAGAAAGCCTTAGAACCTTTGTGTCTTTGTGCCTTAGAACCTTAAAAAAAATGACCTTCTCAGAAGAAAACTACTTAAAAGCTATTTATCATTTAACCACTTCTTCAGAAGCTGAGGTTAGTACCAATGCTATTGCTGAAATGATGGAAACTAAAGCATCATCGGTTACAGATATGCTTAAGAAATTATCCGAAAAGGATTTGATTAATTATAAAAAATACCAAGGAGTTTCGCTTACAGAAAACGGAAAACTAGCAGCCAAAATGATTGTTCGTAAACACCGTTTATGGGAAGTATTCTTGGTAGATAAACTTGATTTCTCTTGGGATGAGGTTCATGATATTGCCGAACAATTGGAGCATATCAAATCTGAACAATTAATTAATAAACTGGATGATTTTCTGGGTAATCCAACAGAAGATCCGCACGGAGACCCAATTCCTGATGCTCAAGGACGAATTATTAAAGTCGAAAAACAACTGCTTTCAGAACTTAATGAAAAGCAAATTGGTATTTGTGTAGGGGTAAAAGATACTTCATCAGAGTTTTTGCAATATCTCGATAAACAAGAAATAGCTTTAGGCTCAAAAATTGAATGTCTATCAAAAGAAAGCTTCGATTTGTCTCTAAAAATTAAAGTAAATGAAAAAGAACTAACTATTTCTAATAAAATAGCTTCAAACCTATTTGTGAAGTTGCTATAGAAAAGGTACTGAGGTACTAAGGTTCAAAGGTTAGTTTTGAGTGTATACTCTGTTTTACAGATATAAGGAACCCAAACATTTTTATCCTAACCTAGAGCATCAGCTCGGTTACTGAGATTTCTATAAATAAAATTTAAAAGGTTCAAAGGTTGCCACGTTTATACATAAACTGAGCAACCTTTGAACCTTTGTTTCTTAGTGTCTTTTTAATCTTAGTACCTCAGTACCTATTCTTAATGACAACCGCAGTCATTGTCTCCGCAGTTTTTCTTATTTTTAGGTTTCCAGAAAAATTTGCGAATTAAGAAAGCAATTGCTACTGCTAAAATTGCAAAAGCTATAATTTCTTGTATCATAATGCATTATTTTAAGAATTGATAAGCAACCAAAGCTGCAATATAAGCTAATCCACTCATTAACACTAGTTGAACTATTGGCCATTTCCATGAGTTTGTTTCCTTTTTGGTAATTGCAATTGTACTGGCACATTGTAATGCAAATGCATAAAATAATAACAAGGAGATTCCTGAAGCAAAATTGAATATTTTTTCACCAGTTTGAGGATTAATTTCTTCTTGCATTTTACTTTTTATTGTAGCCTCATCATCAGTACCTCCTACGCTGTAAATCGTTGCTAATGTACCCACAAATACTTCTCTAGCAGCAAAAGAACTTATGATTGCAATACCAATTTTCCAATCGTATCCTAAAGGAGAAATTACAGGCTCGATGGTTTTACCCATTATTCCAATGTAAGAGTTCTCTATTTTTTGTGAAGCAACAGCTTCTTCGTA is a genomic window containing:
- a CDS encoding metal-dependent transcriptional regulator, which produces MTFSEENYLKAIYHLTTSSEAEVSTNAIAEMMETKASSVTDMLKKLSEKDLINYKKYQGVSLTENGKLAAKMIVRKHRLWEVFLVDKLDFSWDEVHDIAEQLEHIKSEQLINKLDDFLGNPTEDPHGDPIPDAQGRIIKVEKQLLSELNEKQIGICVGVKDTSSEFLQYLDKQEIALGSKIECLSKESFDLSLKIKVNEKELTISNKIASNLFVKLL
- a CDS encoding Nramp family divalent metal transporter gives rise to the protein MTKSLEEVNQSVQTQNKKSVFRKILAFLGPAYLVSVGYMDPGNWATDIAGGSQFGYALLWVLLMSNLMALLLQSLSARLGIVTQRDLAQASRETYSKFINYILYILAEVAIAACDLAEVLGMAIGINLLFDIPLIEGVLITVLDTFLLLFLINKGIRKMEAFIIVLVAIIGFSFVFEMIFAEPELDKVMYGLIPSLPNSAALYIAIGIIGATVMPHNLYLHSSLVQTRKFDRSPAGIKQALKYNLIDSTIALNLAFFVNAAILILAAATFHRNGMFEVAEIQDAHQFLEPLLGTKWAPILFAVALIAAGQSSTITGTLAGQIVMEGYLNLRIQPWVRRIITRLIAIVPAVVVIMIYGESVTGKLLILSQVILSLQLGFAIIPLIHFVSDKTKMKGFHISRLTQVTAWIIALIIVSLNGKLVYDEISGWLEASENPIILWVTVVPLAIAFLVLLLYIVFKPFIARAKSDIQNHSPHNLSLRFSVKETYSKKNIAISVDFSNADEAAINSAFELGGIDANYTLIHVVETVGALMYGQNVDDHETTIDEKLLLEYKEMLTAKGFKIETELGFGKPNNIIPIIVNKGSFDILVMGTHGHTGFKDLIFGTTVDKLRHKISIPLFIVK
- a CDS encoding FeoB-associated Cys-rich membrane protein; this encodes MIQEIIAFAILAVAIAFLIRKFFWKPKNKKNCGDNDCGCH